A genomic segment from Plasmodium coatneyi strain Hackeri chromosome 1, complete sequence encodes:
- a CDS encoding SICA antigen gives MEDFKYFTEFLVEWIKVKKYKTSGDYDKIWNDLEQIFEDAMKNVYSGLTLIAQLCSEEVDDEEKKHFSSEDKELCKTMVKVLLYINGIRIAGYHNIQGIESKEGHAQIDSYFRCIVGRIILIKWLGGHCSRKKVSGTVLEATKAFEAFSKVQDVHKICEGLDFMNMSIGGKFLWKQIEQWAEQKKQDGKSTYVKAGIVNLETRKTQGAKCSTPKKGQVSMSPNTVENEENLRKVFGVSKEELDQLVKDGDKWDNKDLEDTLKMIEEEKKGGSADWEKNVYQVVQKNLKELFEKNMREKEKRDQQALVGVARSDLTTGEGTPPPQLQASSPVTTPAKQEDTPQAPSDPCSSGSSQEIEQKREQMRTQLNSAWEEQKQKVWTSNGQLDQGDIKKKMEGDVNRMLKELKGYMNMGDGKPTSIPQICGSLEHKTDNNITNQMKKICKRLVRVIYWMEGRSQDGKSWKGKNGKGQPWESYLKCIIGNRVILRILGNKCGAQEIMKVISNSMEGTANKFPPKSWGMDCNWVKEEDIKDKEDLIGGTLDTWLQQERKPTDGITELEQVMQWMECKDKEKEKEEQGQNGDCKNGRIVDLLKLGRSKELRKLVNIDPPAAKTVPSGDPAKSAPTPEKPAHVPAPEGRREHSAGDDGLPPVPHPPTSSDASPAKSAPAPKKAGKSATAKCEDGVVEGGMDAALACLPSIDGSGDLPAKPSDIDPDEAQKGEGLKGAVGSKAAVVNVAEGTTQLSSEPTTPTDPGAATDPSHQTPSTGTDTQTPSGSATEVEEVAALITQVLLVPVLQERGIQVLLVPVLQERGIQVLLVPVPLAFHNKVVRNHRGHLLQANLKDHHNKVVTNPKIQQQQQQHQD, from the exons ATGGAGGACTTCAAGTATTTTACGGAGTTTTTAGTAGAATggataaaagtgaaaaaatacaagaCCTCAGGGGATTAT GATAAAATATGGAATGACTTGGAGCAAATATTTGAGGATGCCATGAAGAATGTGTACAGTGGTTTGACGTTAATTGCCCAACTGTGTAGTGAAGAAGTGGATGACGAGGAGAAAAAGCATTTCAGCTCCGAAGACAAGGAATTATGTAAAACAATGGTAaaagtattattatacattaaTGGAATAAGAATAGCAGGGTATCATAATATACAAGGAATAGAAAGTAAGGAAGGGCACGCACAGATTGATTCCTATTTTAGATGTATAGTTGGTcgaataattttaataaaatggtTAGGAGGTCACTGTAGTAGAAAGAAAGTTTCAGGAACTGTGTTAGAAGCAACAAAGGCTTTCGAAGCTTTCAGTAAAGTGCAGGATGTCCACAAAATATGTGAAGGATTAGATTTTATGAATATGAGTATTGGGGGAAAATTCCTTTGGAAGCAAATAGAACAATGGGCAGAGCAAAAGAAACAAGATGGGAAAAGTACTTATGTGAAAGCGGGTATAGTTAATCTGGAGACCAGGAAAACGCAAGGGGCGAAATGTAGCACACCGAAGAAGGGGCAAGTGTCCATGTCCCCCAATACAGTGGagaatgaggaaaatttgAGAAAAGTATTTGGCGTTAGTAAAGAGGAGTTAGACCAATTAGTTAAGGATGGAGATAAGTGGGATAACAAGGATTTGGAGGATACATTAAAAATgatagaggaagaaaaaaaggggggaagtgcagattgggagaaaaatgtatacCAAGTGGTACAgaaaaatttgaaggaactgtttgaaaaaaatatgcgagaaaaggaaaaaagggatcAGCAAGCTTTGGTGGGTGTTGCTAGAAGCGACCTTACCACAGGCGAGGGCACTCCACCACCCCAGCTCCAAGCATCATCACCGGTAACCACCCCTGCAAAGCAAGAAGATACTCCTCAAGCACCATCTGATCCATGCTCCTCTGGATCGAGTCAGGAAATAGAACAAAAGAGAGAACAGATGAGGACACAACTGAATAGTGCATGGGAGGAACAAAAGCAGAAAGTGTGGACGTCGAATGGACAATTAGACCAG ggtgatataaagaaaaaaatggaaggtgATGTGAATAGGATGTTAAAAGAACTTAAGGGTTATATGAATATGGGCGACGGGAAACCGACGTCAATACCACAAATATGTGGAAGTTTAGAGCACAAAACGGATAATAACATAACGAatcaaatgaagaaaatatgcaaaagaTTGGTAAGAGTAATCTattggatggaaggaagaagccaagatggaaaaagttggaaagggaaaaatgggaaggggCAACCATGGGAGTCGTACCTAAAGTGTATAATAGGTAATAGAGTTATATTAAGAATTTTAGGGAATAAGTGTGGAGCTCAGGAAATTATGAAGGTTATCTCCAATTCTATGGAGGGGACAGCGAATAAGTTCCCACCGAAGTCATGGGGAATGGATTGTAACTgggttaaggaagaagatatAAAAGATAAGGAAGACTTAATAGGGGGAACGTTGGACACATGGTTGCAGCAGGAAAGGAAACCCACAGATGGTATTACAGAGTTAGAGCAGGTAATGCAATGGATGGAGTGTAAAgataaagagaaggaaaaagaagaacagggacaaaatggagattgcaagaatggaagaattgtAGACTTATTGAAATTAGGACGATCAAAGGAATTACGGAAATTAGTCAATATAGACCCTCCAGCTGCGAAAACGGTACCATCAGGGGATCCTGCGAAGTCCGCACCTACCCCAGAGAAACCAGCACATGTACCAGCACCTGAAGGTAGGAGGGAACATTCGGCAGGAGATGATGGTCTTCCACCAGTACCACATCCACCAACATCTTCCGATGCAAGTCCAGCAAAATCCGCACCAGCACCGAAAAAAGCAGGTAAGTCTGCAACTGCAAAGTGTGAGGATGGAGTAGTGGAAGGGGGGATGGATGCTGCTCTTGCATGTCTTCCATCTATTGATGGTTCCGGTGATTTGCCTGCAAAACCATCCGACATTGATCCCGATGAAGCccagaagggggaaggtcTTAAAGGTGCCGTAGGTAGTAAGGCAGCTGTTGTTAACGTAGCTGAAGGTACAACTCAACTATCTTCCGAACCTACCACTCCTACAGATCCAGGTGCAGCAACAGATCCTAGCCATCAAACTCCAAGCACAGGAACAGACACTCAAACTCCCTCAGGTTCCGCAACCGAG GTGGAGGAGGTGGCGGCACTCataacccaggttcttctggtaccggttctacaggaacgtggaatccaggttcttctggtaccggttctacaggaacgtggaatccaggttcttctggtaccggttccaCTAGCATTCCACAACAAGGTGGTAAGAAACCACAGGGGCCACCTCCTCCAGGCAAACCTCaaggaccaccacaacaaggtGGTAACCAATCCCAAGAtccagcagcagcagcagcaacaccAAGATTAG
- a CDS encoding SICA antigen, protein MAEYFADIIRTWFLDGGKYEQGNYWDGIWRDLEGQFNELMKRLKTDTTEVAALCSGIDNSRTIWTNVRKEMCKTLIRIKFFMNGIKGKGKEVDGKAEIEDLGEVESYFRCIVGSMTMVKLYEGHCKLDEIAKWIMEPARVSLEARQLIGAHEKCKDLPFSGMKIGANFIGNKVNEWLEKKKSDTQMYGTIMGNTGCPTGTGGNAEVAAGRQKGSMEGMVQLLGRHNESELRDFEDDSSNLPSNKLEEVLQKVGERMKKKKNPLECIQQTSNGFENGEEFLIEDWFTAFSKNVSDADKVNYREWESLSSLCEDLEGELGDGMNKYKDFCEVLVRNTILVTEIEKQYKDNQTGCKNTVKDIPLCDLLKVWMWYMDWFCVPRKVIEHALQGVKVIRQDMDKDKNYAECSYDGVLNIPERKGNDMGGELYELFETNIMLNKIIALTNGKWCKSSTRQYSGGKVPERESLARHDSGAGGSTVVSSPELNKLKNEIEKIEKEVKKEQEAEVELLQNALQQAIAESSKQASSPLPNPSSSDVLCTDSDLCQRVKCVTPKWFKNRGRRENNPTDWGEDGGYWGDVKSLLGRLSEDINKTNGTAESLCKDIKDGNSTFVGANKEACKFIVKGLEHIYKIQKGKDKAKNEQWILDNLIFHRTASCVLLNAYVDQLEEKGETCIDGKTIEEAFKKGNEKKDDWCVDKSKGGIDCIECKREAKLNCQLNNEEIKNKVEPMLQANNDIKTTLSTIDILCKKNAKLASVSKKDNMEKDIKDRATDMFEYIFKNNADMETHCSGHSKTDSRIVTDPERKACRYITAGLQYIYGIQIDQSDLNGEGEQAEKMRKAEDNRIFKHTMACLLLNAYADELGKYVISPCEISEETIKQAFDKGNAKIGEWCKGKDPNGKGGDCVQCDRYGDYAKCKIEDKGKKEEVKPKLDEVFHNKDNKKKQLDEGISSTFKSLCDRTQCVITQWTRDERDKRKREGNSTTVWEKDIWDGMKGGIDALANATSNTGDNMDNYCTGTEQKNKEACVQIVRGLKHIYNTQREESGGPNAKGNNKIYHQTMKCALLNAYADMLLEKFKEKCPITEENIKQMFQKGNNQKDTWCMDNGKSGSCIECKREPSLNCKGGNNGNIWSTVKKNLEGNPKIQKTLEKICPEDKQPKAINPKEKNTEVARSEEPPAPAPTAPPGGPVTPPQPGSSGTADQGSAGGKAGAGTSSTVDCNNREADAEENIDACFPLDDDLPASSFTPSLPNEHHEARRGGIGPVGEPGSNMGTVTVTNVITSNISGLNPAVMDSSKNPSSSGPGTSHAATPDGGGGDTHTNPGSCGTGSTGTWNPGSSGTGSTGTWNPGSSGSGSLGTREPSPAEEHLLDHVDDEDDGPHEYTLVKERKQPRSVTTGRTKRSTKHADLRGVVRRTIIDIHLEVLDECQREYLHSTKEDFLKIIVEEFMDSEFIKQENVPKEQVQSSDSGLGF, encoded by the exons ATGGCGGAATACTTTGCTGACATAATACGAACATGGTTCCTGGACGGAGGAAAGTATGAACAGGGAAACTATTGG GATGGAATATGGAGGGACCTGGAAGGACAGTTTAACGAATTAATGAAACGTTTAAAGACGGATACTACAGAAGTAGCAGCACTTTGTAGTGGCATAGACAATAGTCGAACTATATGGACGAATGttaggaaggaaatgtgCAAGACTctaataagaataaaattcttCATGAATGGgattaaaggaaaagggaaagaagtagATGGGAAGGCGGAAATAGAAGATCTGGGTGAAGTGGAATCTTATTTTAGGTGTATAGTTGGAAGTATGACTATGGTAAAGTTATATGAAGGACACTGTAAGTTAGATGAAATAGCTAAATGGATAATGGAACCAGCAAGGGTAAGTTTAGAAGCACGTCAATTAATAGGAGCACATGAGAAGTGTAAAGACCTACCATTCAGTGGAATGAAAATAGGAGCAAATTTTATAGGAAATAAAGTAAATGAATGgttagaaaagaagaaaagtgaCACTCAAATGTATGGAACTATAATGGGGAATACAGGGTGTCCTACGGGGACAGGGGGGAATGCAGAAGTAGCAGCAGGAAGGCAGAAGGGGAGCATGGAAGGCATGGTTCAACTATTGGGAAGACACAATGAGAGTGAGTTGCGGGACTTTGAAGATGACAGCAGTAATTTACCAAGTAATAAGTTAGAAGAAGTATTACAAAAAGTAGgagaaagaatgaagaaaaaaaagaatcctCTCGAGTGTATTCAACAAACAAGCAACGGATTTGAGAACGGAGAAGAGT TTCTTATTGAAGATTGGTTTACAGCATTTTCTAAGAATGTGTCCGATGCGGACAAGGTGAATTATAGGGAATGGGAATCTCTGAGCTCTCTATGTGAAGATTTGGAGGGAGAACTTGGCGATggtatgaataaatataaagaCTTCTGCGAAGTCTTGGTGAGGAATACAATACTCGTGACAGAAATAGAAAAACAGTATAAGGATAACCAAACAGGTTGTAAGAACACTGTGAAAGATATTCCCTTATgtgatttattaaaagtaTGGATGTGGTATATGGATTGGTTTTGTGTACCGAGGAAGGTCATAGAACATGCCCTTCAGGGGGTGAAAGTAATAAGGCAGGACATGGATAAAGATAAGAACTATGCGGAATGTTCTTATGATGGTGTACTTAACATTCCTgagcgaaaaggaaatgataTGGGAGGTGAATTGTACGAACTATTTGAGACAAATATTATgcttaataaaataatagcaTTAACTAACGGGAAATGGTGTAAAAGTAGTACACGGCAATACAGTGGAGGAAAGGTGCCTGAGCGTGAAAGCCTTGCACGTCACGACAGTGGGGCGGGTGGTAGCACAGTTGTAAGTAGTCCAGAATTGAACAaactgaaaaatgaaattgaaaaaattgagaaggaagtaaagaaggaacaggaAGCAGAAGTGGAGCTTTTACAGAACGCCCTTCAGCAAGCCATAGCAGAAAGTAGTAAACAGGCATCATCACCTCTCCCAAATCCATCCTCCTCCGATGTTCTCTGTACTGATAGTGACCTATGTCAACGTGTAAAATGTGTTACACCTAAATGGTTCAAGAATAGAGGGCGCCGGGAGAACAATCCAACGGATTGG gGTGAAGATGGTGGATATTGGGGGGATGTTAAAAGCTTATTAGGGAGACTGTCTGAGGATATAAACAAAACGAATGGAACTGCTGAAAGTTTATGTAAGGACATTAAAGATGGAAACAGTACATTTGTGGGTGCAAATAAAGAGGCTTGCAAATTCattgttaagggtttagaacatatatataaaattcaaAAGGGTAAGGacaaagcaaaaaatgaacagtgGATTCTGGACAACCTAATATTTCATCGAACTGCGTCCTGCGTCTTATTAAATGCTTATGTCGACCAATTAGAAGAGAAGGGGGAAACTTGTATAGACGGAAAGACCATAGAGGaagcatttaaaaaagggaatgaaaagaaggatgatTGGTGTGTGGATAAAAGTAAGGGTGGTATTGATTGTATTGAATGTAAGAGGGAAGCGAAATTGAATTGTCAATTAAACAATGaggaaataaagaataagGTGGAACCCATGCTCCAGGCGAATAACGACATAAAGACAACTCTGTCTACTATAGATATTTTATGTAAGAAGAATGCAAAACTAGCATCTGTCTCTAAGAAG GATAACATGGAGAAGGACATCAAGGATCGGGCCACAGATATgtttgaatatatatttaaaaataacgcAGATATGGAAACTCATTGCAGTGGACATTCAAAGACAGATAGTAGAATAGTTACGGACCCAGAGAGAAAAGCATGCCGATACATTACTGCAGGATTACAGTACATTTACGGTATTCAAATAGATCAGAGTGATCTGAATGGTGAGGGTGAACAGgcggaaaaaatgagaaaggcAGAAGATAACAGGATTTTTAAGCACACTATGGCCTGTCTTTTACTGAACGCTTATGCAGATGAATTGGGAAAGTATGTTATATCTCCCTGTGAGATCAGTGAGGAAACAATAAAACAAGCATTTGATAAAGGGAATGCAAAGATAGGTGAATGGTGTAAGGGTAAGGATCCGAATGGTAAGGGTGGTGATTGTGTTCAATGTGATAGGTATGGGGATTATGCGAAGTGTAAAATAGAagataaagggaaaaaagaggaagtaaaacCTAAGTTGGATGAAGTGTTCCACAATaaagacaacaaaaaaaaacaattagaTGAAGGTATAAGTTCTACATTTAAGTCCTTATGTGATCGCACCCAATGTGTAATAACACAATGGACGAGGGACGAAAGGGATAAGCGCAAAAGGGAGGGGAACAGCACAACGGTGTGGGAG AAGGACATTTGGGACGGTATGAAGGGAGGGATCGACGCACTCGCTAATGCCACGTCTAATACGGGCGATAATATGGACAACTATTGTACTGGCACTGAAcagaagaataaagaagCATGTGTACAAATAGTTAGAGgtttaaagcatatatacaacactcaaagggaagaaagcgGTGGACCGAATGCAAagggaaataataaaatataccATCAAACTATGAAATGCGCTCTACTGAATGCATACGCAGATATGCTGCTCGAgaaatttaaggaaaaatgtcctATTACAGAAGAAAACATAAAACAAATGTTTCAGAAAGGAAATAATCAAAAGGATACTTGGTGTATGGATAATGGTAAGAGTGGCTCCTGCATTGAGTGTAAAAGGGAACCCAGTCTAAATTGCAAGGGAGGGAATAATGGAAATATATGGAGTACAGTAAAAAAGAATCTCGAGGGTAATCCAAAAATACAGAAAACTCTAGAGAAAATATGTCCGGAGGATAAACAACCAAAGGCTATTAACcctaaggaaaagaatacaGAAGTGGCCAGAAGTGAAGAACCCCCCGCACCAGCACCCACAGCACCCCCAGGTGGACCAGTAACACCACCACAACCAGGTAGTTCAGGTACAGCAGATCAAGGAAGTGCAGGAGGGAAAGCAGGAGCAGGTACGTCTTCAACTGTAGATTGTAATAACAGAGAAGCTGATGCTGAGGAAAACATTGATGCATGTTTTCCTTTGGACGACGATCTGCCAGCATCTTCTTTcactccttctcttcctaaTGAGCACCATGAAGCtagaagggggggaattGGCCCTGTTGGGGAACCAGGTAGTAATATGGGTACTGTTACTGTAACTAATGTCATTACCTCTAACATTTCAGGTCTCAATCCTGCAGTTATGGACAGTTCAAAGAATCCCAGTTCCTCCGGCCCAGGAACCTCACATGCAGCAACAccag ATGGAGGAGGTGGCGACACTCATACTAACCCCGGTTCTTGTGGCAccggttctacgggaacttggaacccaggttcttccggtaccggttccacgggaacctggaatccaggttcttccggttctGGTAGTCTGGGAACACGGGAACCATCACCTGCCG aagaaCATCTCcttgatcatgtggacgacgaggatgatggtccacatgaatataccttagtaaaggaacgtaaacaaccaagatctgttACAACGGGAAGAACGAAGAGATCAACAAAACATGCTGATCTTCGTGGTGTTGTTCGCcgcaccattattgatattcatttagaagtcttagacgaatgtcaaagggAATatctgcattcgacgaaggaagacttccTTAAAATCATTGTAGAAGAATTTATGGATTCTGAGTTtataaaacaagaaaatgttcctaaggaacaggttcaaagttcagattccgggttagGTTTTTAG
- a CDS encoding SICA antigen, which translates to MKRKKKKEEKRNTTSPFFTLDYLFLGKKRKRHRRAHQVRRPPTLEEQLLDDVDDQADGPHEYTLVKERRKPRSVPTGTKMRKKLADDRLGVGRPGVRRRTIIDIYLEVLDECQKGDLHSTKEDFFEILVWEFMGSEFIKGENVPKEQVPCSDSGFREENFVLMVDIPKEQVPSSDCSFRV; encoded by the exons atgaaaagaaagaaaaaaaaagaagaaaaaaggaacacaactTCCCCGTTTTTTACCTTAGAT tatttGTTCCtcggtaaaaaaaggaaacgtcACAGAAGGGCTCATCAAGTACGTCGTCCTCCAActttggaagaacaactccttgacgatgtggacgaccaggcagatggtccacatgaatataccttagtaaaggaacgcagaAAACCAAGATCTGTTCCAACGGGAACGAAGATGCGAAAAAAACTTGCTGATGATCGCCTTGGTGTTGGTCGTCCTGGTGTACGTCGAcgtaccattattgatatttatttagaagtcttagacgaatgtcaaaaaggggacctccattcgacgaaggaggacttttttgaaattttggtttgggaatttatgggaagcgaatttataaaaggggaaaatgttcctaaggaacaggttccatgttcagattccgggtttagggaagaaaactTTGTTCTTATGGTtgatattcctaaggaacaggttccaagttcagattgcagttttagggtgtag
- a CDS encoding Phosphatase: protein MITVYAPAVLTFGQLITTARCINLIGYFTSWAKGRVLQSDQNGTKENKKNGEDKENVNKKMEDYLDEKIKINNLRSKKMSSLKPIFINPEEEIHYYLRSDGNYDELYAKYPLCEAKYKIADKLKGLSIFQKMMNKNKKLAVLKTCIMEMYGVLFVTVRNTDDILSVVSTIYGYIPYGLVILTLLGLLLTFNKFLFYLGLIFPTQLILNDYVLKNMIKMGRPVHSALRCYGMPSGHSAFSFSLLTFMLLHLPESKKDKWTIMAYLLALIALLPIPWSRYYIQDHTLSQALAGCLVGFIIGVTFYMIKKQFPKQKDNTA, encoded by the coding sequence ATGATAACCGTTTATGCACCGGCAGTACTAACTTTTGGGCAGTTAATAACAACAGCAAGATGCATCAACCTGATAGGCTACTTTACCTCTTGGGCCAAGGGTCGGGTGTTACAATCAGATCAAAATGGAACGAAGGagaataagaagaatggtGAGGACaaagaaaatgtgaataaaaagATGGAGGACTATTTGGacgaaaagataaaaattaataacctgcgcagtaaaaaaatgagttcTTTAAAGCCTATATTTATAAACCCAGAGGAGGAAATTCATTACTACCTTAGAAGTGATGGCAATTACGATGAGCTCTATGCCAAGTACCCCTTATGTGAAGCCAAGTATAAAATAGCAGATAAGCTAAAAGGTCTTAGTATATtccaaaaaatgatgaataaaaataaaaagctaGCCGTATTGAAGACGTGTATAATGGAGATGTATGGTGTACTATTCGTTACTGTTAGAAACACCGACGACATCCTTTCCGTGGTTTCCACCATCTATGGGTACATACCATATGGATTAGTCATTCTAACATTACTGGGGTTGTTGCTAACctttaacaaatttttgttttacctTGGTCTCATTTTCCCCACCCAATTAATACTGAACGATTATGTATTGAAGAATATGATAAAAATGGGTAGACCGGTTCATAGTGCATTGCGATGCTATGGAATGCCATCCGGACATAGCgccttttctttcagtttACTCACCTTTATGTTACTGCATCTACCAGAGTCCAAAAAAGATAAGTGGACCATAATGGCCTACCTCCTTGCCCTCATTGCGCTGTTACCAATACCTTGGAGTCGTTATTACATCCAGGATCATACCCTGTCACAGGCTCTCGCTGGCTGCCTCGTGGGATTCATCATCGGTGTTACATTCTACATGATAAAGAAGCAATTTCCGAAGCAGAAGGATAATACCGCGTAG